One genomic window of Halorubrum hochsteinianum includes the following:
- a CDS encoding DUF5802 family protein produces the protein MFERFSSGYYLGELYVEPHDGERAVIQRADHEHVNEQLYADGEGVERLDAPLVMKVGGSHIPVAGDDDVASGTLAIPREIADETLPDRKNVLLADADRAETLLRWEGWEPRVNA, from the coding sequence ATGTTCGAGCGATTCTCAAGCGGCTACTACCTGGGGGAACTGTACGTGGAACCCCACGACGGCGAGCGCGCCGTCATCCAGCGGGCGGACCACGAACACGTCAACGAGCAGTTGTACGCGGACGGCGAGGGGGTCGAGCGACTCGACGCCCCGCTGGTGATGAAGGTCGGCGGGAGTCACATTCCGGTCGCCGGCGACGACGACGTGGCGAGCGGAACGCTCGCGATTCCCCGGGAGATCGCCGACGAGACGCTTCCGGACCGCAAGAACGTCCTGCTGGCGGACGCGGACCGCGCCGAGACGCTGCTCCGCTGGGAGGGGTGGGAGCCGCGCGTGAACGCGTAG
- a CDS encoding Vms1/Ankzf1 family peptidyl-tRNA hydrolase has product MIDRLLGRAELKERIEELEEEKRHLERRAEAEEERRSDAVADRQRAEERVNELEHRIESLEERLDRAEGTEESLEFRRVTDLRGARVADVLDRFRAVESDDPEGLLTAYVPDADALPATVADWFGDRAGLIRRAAPAVVLADDTGAVSAALTPPIGPDPFDGWDDAFRLDESWFRPTGRFAFAVVRSDTFALGVYEGDERVAFEGFTSEVKSAHSKGGFSQGRFERRRDGQIDDHLDRANDALADVSEAEDVDRVIAVGERSVLGRVRDRADRTDVSDATGKPEAALDDAFRDFWRVRLRAL; this is encoded by the coding sequence ATGATCGACAGGCTGCTCGGGCGCGCCGAGCTGAAGGAGCGCATCGAGGAGTTAGAGGAGGAGAAGCGCCACCTCGAACGCCGCGCCGAGGCCGAAGAGGAGCGCCGCTCCGACGCGGTCGCGGACCGCCAGCGCGCCGAGGAGCGCGTCAACGAGCTCGAACACCGGATCGAGTCGTTAGAGGAACGCCTCGACCGCGCCGAGGGGACCGAGGAGTCGCTGGAGTTCCGGCGCGTGACCGACCTCCGAGGGGCGCGCGTCGCCGACGTGCTGGACCGCTTCCGCGCCGTCGAGAGCGACGACCCGGAGGGGCTGCTCACGGCGTACGTCCCCGACGCCGACGCGCTCCCGGCGACCGTCGCGGACTGGTTCGGCGACCGCGCGGGACTCATCCGGCGGGCGGCCCCCGCGGTCGTCCTCGCCGACGACACGGGCGCGGTGAGCGCGGCGCTGACCCCGCCGATCGGGCCGGACCCGTTCGACGGGTGGGACGACGCGTTCCGGCTCGACGAGTCGTGGTTCCGCCCGACCGGCCGGTTCGCGTTCGCCGTCGTCCGGTCGGACACCTTCGCGCTCGGCGTCTACGAGGGGGACGAACGGGTCGCGTTCGAGGGGTTCACCTCCGAGGTGAAGTCGGCCCACTCGAAGGGCGGGTTCTCGCAGGGGCGCTTCGAGCGCCGCCGCGACGGGCAGATCGACGACCACCTCGACCGGGCGAACGATGCGCTCGCCGACGTCTCGGAGGCGGAGGACGTCGACCGCGTGATCGCCGTGGGCGAGCGGAGCGTCCTCGGGCGCGTGCGCGACCGCGCCGACCGCACCGACGTCTCGGACGCGACCGGGAAGCCGGAGGCGGCGCTCGACGACGCGTTCCGCGACTTCTGGCGGGTCCGCCTCCGGGCGCTGTAG